The Monodelphis domestica isolate mMonDom1 chromosome 7, mMonDom1.pri, whole genome shotgun sequence genome window below encodes:
- the TBRG4 gene encoding FAST kinase domain-containing protein 4 isoform X2 has translation MSLLRSLYTLQLRENSRCLRSVEQEVRWRLRRVKYKNLVFLAETSIPYMQEQASKELLTELLMYLERRWTEIDDCRTVVTLMTKVGHLSEPLMGRLEDKFLELAEQFGPEDLRRVMLTLASQNRRSVPLLRAISYHLAQKPFTLTRGMLIDFAYAYGKLNFHQTQIFQKLAAELLPQVSSMTPSDITQCSKSFAFLKWLNLPLFEAFAQHMLNKADSFTPLQLSNMILAFARLNFHPEQEEQFFSLVHKKLEPELANLSPILQVDVVWSLCVLQQVQEAQLQGVLCQEFHKQFLDSKFPQNQNICQKLVHINATAQLEHPKYIGPYLPLATCQQAFRLQTSTSRKMTPMQKDLQDIMKGWLGSEDKVRFGETTQYGWELDAELVLDVENQPLPMKNFIAPHLAQPTGTQPLPPGAKRLAFLRWEFPNFNSRSKDLLGRFVMARRHLQAAGLLVVDVPYYEWLELKSEWQKGAYLKDKMGKTVAEDLAK, from the exons ATGAGCTTACTCCGAAGCCTCTATACATTACAACTTCGAGAGAATTCCAGGTGCCTGCGATCTGTGGAACAAGAGGTTCGCTGGAGGCTTCGTCGAGTTAAATATAAGAACCTAGTTTTTCTGGCAGAGACAAGCATCCCCTACATGCAAGAGCAGGCTTCAAAGGAGCTGCTTACGGAACTGCTGATGTACTTGGAGCGACGATGGACAGAGATTGATGACTGCCGCACTGTAGTGACCCTCATGACTAAAGTAGGGCACCTCTCAGAGCCACTAATGGGCCGTCTAGAGGACAAG TTCCTGGAGCTGGCAGAGCAGTTTGGCCCTGAGGACCTTCGGAGAGTGATGCTGACCTTGGCGTCTCAGAACCGGCGATCAGTGCCCCTTCTTCGGGCCATCTCCTACCACCTGGCTCAGAAACCTTTTACCCTGACAAGAGGAATGCTGATTGACTTCGCATATGCTTATG GTAAACTAAACTTCCACCAAACCCAGATATTCCAGAAACTCGCAGCTGAGCTATTGCCCCAGGTATCCAGCATGACGCCCAGTGACATAACTCAGTGCTCTAAGTCCTTTGCCTTCCTCAAGTGGCTCAACTTGCCTCTTTTTGAAGCTTTTGCCCAG CACATGCTAAACAAGGCAGACAGCTTTACCCCACTCCAGCTGAGCAACATGATCCTGGCATTTGCTCGTCTGAACTTTCATCCTGAGCAAGAAGAGCAGTTCTTCAGTTTG GTGCATAAAAAGCTGGAGCCAGAGCTGGCCAATCTGAGCCCCATCCTGCAGGTTGATGTGGTGTGGTCCCTGTGTGTACTACAGCAAGTGCAGGAGGCCCAGCTTCAAGGTGTTCTCTGCCAGGAATTTCACAAGCAATTTCTAG ACAGCAAGTTCCCTCAGAACCAGAACATCTGCCAGAAGCTGGTCCATATTAATGCCACCGCTCAACTGGAGCATCCAAAGTACATTGGACCCTACTTGCCACTTGCCACTTGCCAACAGGCCTTCCGCCTCCAAACCTCCACATCTAGGAAGATGACGCCCATGCAGAAGGATCTGCAGGACATAATGAAAGGGTGGCTGGGAAGTGAGGACAAGGTCCGTTTTGGAGAGACTACTCAGTATGGCTGGGAGTTGG ATGCTGAGTTGGTACTTGATGTGGAGAATCAGCCTCTGCCCATGAAGAACTTTATAGCACCTCACCTGGCTCAGCCAACTGGAACTCAGCCGTTACCCCCTGGTGCCAAGAG GTTGGCTTTTCTTCGATGGGAGTTCCCCAATTTCAACAGCCGAAGCAAAGATCTGCTGGGTCGATTTGTTATGGCTAGGCGCCACCTTCAGGCTGCAGGCCTCCTGGTGGTAGAT
- the TBRG4 gene encoding FAST kinase domain-containing protein 4 isoform X1, with the protein MASRLMQRCICLLATHQVSPLTVISRVRLAKVPCSMMTTTHGSTVSTLDNILDKEPVFTPYPWPQKVDQQIEKARSPEEILELLDGRHKLHHNHTAIMVIKLSRLLADKHQDRDLIIKDNRVQKLFHSVDKQVSSIWHGTLMSLLRSLYTLQLRENSRCLRSVEQEVRWRLRRVKYKNLVFLAETSIPYMQEQASKELLTELLMYLERRWTEIDDCRTVVTLMTKVGHLSEPLMGRLEDKFLELAEQFGPEDLRRVMLTLASQNRRSVPLLRAISYHLAQKPFTLTRGMLIDFAYAYGKLNFHQTQIFQKLAAELLPQVSSMTPSDITQCSKSFAFLKWLNLPLFEAFAQHMLNKADSFTPLQLSNMILAFARLNFHPEQEEQFFSLVHKKLEPELANLSPILQVDVVWSLCVLQQVQEAQLQGVLCQEFHKQFLDSKFPQNQNICQKLVHINATAQLEHPKYIGPYLPLATCQQAFRLQTSTSRKMTPMQKDLQDIMKGWLGSEDKVRFGETTQYGWELDAELVLDVENQPLPMKNFIAPHLAQPTGTQPLPPGAKRLAFLRWEFPNFNSRSKDLLGRFVMARRHLQAAGLLVVDVPYYEWLELKSEWQKGAYLKDKMGKTVAEDLAK; encoded by the exons ATGGCATCTCGCCTGATGCAACGCTGCATTTGCCTCTTGGCCACCCATCAGGTCTCACCCTTAACTGTAATTAGCAGAGTGAGACTGGCCAAGGTCCCCTGCAGCATGATGACCACCACACATGGATCCACTGTTTCCACTTTGGATAATATCTTAGATAAGGAGCCAGTGTTCACTCCTTACCCTTGGCCTCAGAAAGTCGACCAGCAGATTGAGAAGGCCAGGAGCCCTGAGGAAATACTAGAATTGCTTGATGGTAGGCACAAGTTACACCATAACCATACTGCCATCATGGTTATTAAGCTTTCTCGACTCTTGGCTGATAAGCACCAGGATAGAGACTTAATCATTAAAGATAACCGGGTTCAGAAGCTCTTCCACAGTGTGGACAAGCAG GTATCTTCAATCTGGCATGGAACCCTTATGAGCTTACTCCGAAGCCTCTATACATTACAACTTCGAGAGAATTCCAGGTGCCTGCGATCTGTGGAACAAGAGGTTCGCTGGAGGCTTCGTCGAGTTAAATATAAGAACCTAGTTTTTCTGGCAGAGACAAGCATCCCCTACATGCAAGAGCAGGCTTCAAAGGAGCTGCTTACGGAACTGCTGATGTACTTGGAGCGACGATGGACAGAGATTGATGACTGCCGCACTGTAGTGACCCTCATGACTAAAGTAGGGCACCTCTCAGAGCCACTAATGGGCCGTCTAGAGGACAAG TTCCTGGAGCTGGCAGAGCAGTTTGGCCCTGAGGACCTTCGGAGAGTGATGCTGACCTTGGCGTCTCAGAACCGGCGATCAGTGCCCCTTCTTCGGGCCATCTCCTACCACCTGGCTCAGAAACCTTTTACCCTGACAAGAGGAATGCTGATTGACTTCGCATATGCTTATG GTAAACTAAACTTCCACCAAACCCAGATATTCCAGAAACTCGCAGCTGAGCTATTGCCCCAGGTATCCAGCATGACGCCCAGTGACATAACTCAGTGCTCTAAGTCCTTTGCCTTCCTCAAGTGGCTCAACTTGCCTCTTTTTGAAGCTTTTGCCCAG CACATGCTAAACAAGGCAGACAGCTTTACCCCACTCCAGCTGAGCAACATGATCCTGGCATTTGCTCGTCTGAACTTTCATCCTGAGCAAGAAGAGCAGTTCTTCAGTTTG GTGCATAAAAAGCTGGAGCCAGAGCTGGCCAATCTGAGCCCCATCCTGCAGGTTGATGTGGTGTGGTCCCTGTGTGTACTACAGCAAGTGCAGGAGGCCCAGCTTCAAGGTGTTCTCTGCCAGGAATTTCACAAGCAATTTCTAG ACAGCAAGTTCCCTCAGAACCAGAACATCTGCCAGAAGCTGGTCCATATTAATGCCACCGCTCAACTGGAGCATCCAAAGTACATTGGACCCTACTTGCCACTTGCCACTTGCCAACAGGCCTTCCGCCTCCAAACCTCCACATCTAGGAAGATGACGCCCATGCAGAAGGATCTGCAGGACATAATGAAAGGGTGGCTGGGAAGTGAGGACAAGGTCCGTTTTGGAGAGACTACTCAGTATGGCTGGGAGTTGG ATGCTGAGTTGGTACTTGATGTGGAGAATCAGCCTCTGCCCATGAAGAACTTTATAGCACCTCACCTGGCTCAGCCAACTGGAACTCAGCCGTTACCCCCTGGTGCCAAGAG GTTGGCTTTTCTTCGATGGGAGTTCCCCAATTTCAACAGCCGAAGCAAAGATCTGCTGGGTCGATTTGTTATGGCTAGGCGCCACCTTCAGGCTGCAGGCCTCCTGGTGGTAGAT